aaaaaattctcccaaagtgccaccaaataacaccatttttatctctatttttcaaaagctcgaacagcaggagggggacacccccctcctgaccacccccccgcaaaaatactccccaagtgctaccaaataacaccattttaatctctattttcaaaagctccaacggcaggagggggacatcccctcctgaccaccccccgcaaaaatactccccaagtgccaccaattaacaccattttaatctctatttttcaaaacctccaacggcaggagggggacaccccctcctgaccaccccccgcaaaaatactccccaagtgccaaataaaaccattttaatctctatttttcaaaagctccaacggcaggagggggacaccccctcctgacctccccccacaaaaatactccccaagtgccaccaaataacaccattgtaatctctatttttctaaagctccaacagcagcagggggacacccctctccgaATCCCCCCCCCctgtgaccgcttgcgtggccgcttgtggtgcttggcaccacatctttgccctctttatcttcagacagcgacgaactaaaaaaaattataaatctgaaaatttactctgaaaaaaaaaattgcacagctaatctcaattggaaaaaaaagtttcagaaatttacaatagtaaaaaaaaaaattcacaatttcattgtgaccacccccctcccaaggtctaatggtccatccctaaggtAAAAGTTGTTCACAGCTACACTCTGTAGCTAAGATTGAAAGTCTCCCCTCTCGCCCACTAGTTTTTAGCCTTTTCCAACCAGCCGCTGGCCTCCCAAGAATTACAAAAGCTACCCGCTGCTCTCTCCTCACAATGTTATCTGCCCTCCCAATCAGCAAACACAACTAAAAAACGGAATTCAACCCCTGCTTGTCCGCTGACCAGAAGAATAAAATTTCCCCTCCTGATGATTCCCCGCTAACCCTCTTGCCTTTATTTTTCGGGCAATTTTTTATTGGCTGCAGCCTCTAACATTTACTTCGTTGTAGTAAGGAAATAGTAAGAATGCATCAAAATAAAGCCTTGTTACCCCTGCAGTGTTTCTATAATTGACAaagaaaagtaacaattttggAAGTGCTTACCTATGAGACATTGCTTAACCTATACCTTGTACActaaatggccatatgaaataTACGATAGTTGACACATATTATATTTACTGCGTAATGAATCTGTATAAAAGTATAGGGCTGTAAATTATTACACTATATTCAGTTGGAGGGTCAATATCAACAGCCTTCTAATAAAATGTTGGTACTTGTTACCTATGAGACAGGGCATATAAGGCTATACCTTATACATTTGGGCTATATGACACAACATGTACGATACTTGACACAGTTTATCTAATTTCACTTAATGATTgatcaatttcaaaaaatcagatctGTTTAGGATTTATAGCATTGTATTTAAATGAAGTTTCAATTTCAATGACCTTAAAACTCATATCAGGGAGGTGTTTACCTATGAGATATTGCTTAGCCTATACATTGGTGGACCATGATGGAAAATATGCATATACTTGACACAAATTATATTGACTCTATGATGGATTTGTATCAAAGTAAGAACTATTTAGGATAGCACATCcattgtactatatttttaagttttaatttcaatagcaattcaaataaaaatgttggAAGTGTTTACCGATGAGATACAATTTACCCTATACATTACACATTGAAGGCTCAGTATGACACAAAATTGTTTAAACGTATGATTGTTTACATAGATTCTATATTTACTCCATAATGGGTTTGTATCAAGGTAAGATTTGTTTAGCATAATACATTTGGTACACTGTGTTTATTTGAAGTTGCAATACTATCAGCTTTCTGACAAAAATTTCGGAAGTGCTCACTTAAAGGGCATGGCTAACTCTGAGTACCCTATACATCCCAACCTTGTGCAAAACATATGACAGTTGACTCAAATTATTCTTACTCCACTGTTGACATTTACTAAAATATATCATTTGAGGTGTCAATGCAGAGAGTCTCATGATAGATATTTGAGAACCGATAAGCTATGTGATGTATAGCTTACTGATACTATGCTCCCATACTACACACAACATAGTATGCTTTGTATTGACAAGAACATCAACAACATACTATGTTTTGTGTGTTGATGATGTTCTTGTCAATAAAAAGCATGCATATATGTACAGGCAGCAGTAATTTGATTTTAGAGATGTAACTTAATTCTAGATTAAAATTCAGTGTAAATAAATCACAGGCAGTGATTGCAAACCAAATGCTCATTACAACATATATGTAATTAAAGGCATTCTAACTGTAACTGACAATTGTGTTTCAGGAACTGGTTTTTGTtgcatttgtcaacaatagttTCTAGGTGTACTTCGCACAGCGTATTGAAATACCTGGTACTCAGTTTGTTAACGTTGACTGTATATCTGTGTGACTCCTGCATTGTTAGTGTTGATAATAAAATTCAAGTCCAGACTTCAATtttagttttcaacaataactttTAATGCCCACAACACGCTGACAAGTTTCATTAAAGCTCCTGTAGCTGTAATTTGTTAACCtaaaaaaggctttctattttctctggttttctttaaattctacaaatttaaaacatatagtcttttactactgaaaaattggacaagtaaatttaaattttaaccgttattttgatttccctccatttttaaaaaatggtaatattacaaagaaaacaaagcatactATATGTCCCtgtgaaaaaatattcagtactatgcattatattggactattctgttgtttctgtgaagattccaatgaaTGTAGGCACgacgtacagtgtttttgctttatttgcatgagggcgccattttacgtttgggcaaacgtttattatttatctggctcaaaattgcacatgcagtcccagtggaGAGTTTATTTTACTTGtgtaaacacccctcaatgagtacattcccaatAACTTGTTtcagtttggaagtaaaatcacaaaaataatgctacaaGATACAGCCTATTGGGCCTTTAACAATGCAGGGTAAGAAGACCAAGAAATTGCATTCGATACATGGAAAAACGTACCCCAAAATGCCAAAAGTTAGGTAACTGTAGCTATTACACAAAgagcaaaaatatttcaatattaaattGCCTCAAGCAATAGTGCCGGGAAGGGGGTCATCAAATGTGTATTATTTTCTAAGGGACcatcaatttttttgagtgGGTAGGGGGAGGTTCTGTTCTTTTGACGGAGTTGCAGCAAGAATTTGCCGGCCACGCCCCTGGCTATAATAATTGAATACTCCCTAAGGCTCTTCGCCTATCGTTTTGCATGAGCATTAAGATAAGAAAAagttataatttttttacttgTTGATAGGTGTCATTGTGGACTTATACTGCTTTACACATTCGGGCGTCTTTGTCAAAAATGATCTGGATACAAGAACGTTCTAACAAAATGTTCAGGTCGTATCGATCTAGAATAATTCCCTAAGATACCCTCTTTGAAGCCTGTAAACGTTTGCAGTGATATTGATGGAAACGTATACGTGTCTGCCCTAATCGTTAGATTTCTTGGAGTGTGCTTTCTAGTTCCTTCGGTCTAAACAGCTAAGGTTAGCTGTAATAAAAACATCTGAGACTATGTTACTGACGCAGGGGTGAAGCGGTATCGTCTCACGATGGACACAGTACGTGACAGTGGATGTTCAGGTAGAAATAAACAGTCTATACCACTAATATATAAAACAAATtgtgaaatgtttttatttctaaatcatgcTTGCAAGTTCGTTCTGTGCTAAAACCTTGAGTCGAAGAATCAAGCAAACTCACTTTGCCAAACCGTCATGAGCGCTCGCCACAGACAtgataaatgtaattttttgtatatttccaattatttcccttttgtttGTAAAGCATAGTTTCTTGTACTCCAATAATCAGTCGAAATGCCGGGATATAATTCCTATTGTCATGTTCAATTTGAAAAAACAGCCTGTGGCTGTGTGTTACTTTTGATGTATAAGTTCAAAACTGAGTTTATTCAGTCCGTACTGGAATATATTATCAATAATAGTGTAGCAGTTTGTACAGCGTGTATGTATTGTATTTGCATGACCAACGTTTGTTATGTTTCCCAGTGTCTTTATCCGGGctgtcgtgcatatatgtcagtatcaaaatttacagcttgGAAACGTTTCCGCCCTCACAGTATTATTTAGTGCCGGCATTCTTCTTTCGGAACACCTAGAAGTAGCAAGAGAAAAAGTTATGTCACtattttatcatcattatcattaccaCAATTATCGATAAAATTATCATAAGGAACATACTTAATTTCTGTTCTGGACTTAGAACGTGATCCTCGATGAAGTCTCATGTAGTGCGACCCCTACAGTTGGTTGTGAGATCAAGTGAACATAATACAGAGTGGAGCGGTACATAAAGTAGCGACATGAATATGCATTCGCAAATCACGCTCtcgttagggactggacagaaattacagggggtgggccagTGTTTTCGAAACACCACTGCATCAAAAAttgtgacccttcaaaagttcttgctcaaaaattagtgaccctcccccttatccgtgaatgaaaataagtgaccctccccttttactcaaagcatttagtaaaaAGACATGTGATATGATGCAACAACAATAACCACTTCAGCTttattagggagccttcaggaATTACAGGTTGGggatgggccgggggaattccgTGCGCACCTGTACAGTAAAATGTGAACCTCTCCCCTATCcttgtgtctaaaatgtgaccctcccccttgtccggcattgtaaaacttgaccctccccaatcACTGCTGTATTCTCCCCGGgtataactgaaacagtatcagcgaATTTACATAACGACTagttcaattgttatgtaagttacgGACAGATATTACAGGAGAGAAGGCCGGGCCTGCCCTTTTCGGAGGGAGGgttgcaatttatcacgcaagcattTTGAAGGGTCCTGCATTTGCGGGATGGTCACCGTATTTTGCGCAACTATAAAGgagcaagatgtagctgatatACACATTGTAgtgcttcacccaaaaatatcaatatatgggagtctatcaggcaaactattgacaattttccaccACACAACAaactatatctgtacattatgtaaatgtgtaaatgtatatggaaataatgatacgtaacatataaacaaacatgcataaacgaacgaacaaataaacaaacagacaaacaaggAGCCCGAGTCCCCTCTGATTCCACAATACACCACGATGTATTGAAGCCCGCACAAACTTACGACGGCGGATTCGAATTCCCTAGCCAGCCTGCCAGCTTGCCCATGCTATATAGCGCCTCAGACCACGGGCGTAATTACGTCCATGCTCAGACCATACACACTAAAGTTTCCCTACTATCTATGCTCAGACGTGGTCGTCTGTGACTGCTACAGCAGTGTGAGCCACACCACATTTGATTTGCAAACACGCCTTCACTAGTTGACCACGCCCACATGTTTTTAAATAATGTTTCCCGCTCGCGCGTTTGTAAGTGCTTGTCAAAGGCCGGCTACAGGGCACCAGTGGAAACTTTGCTCCCCAAATATTCACGTGACCCCTATCTGTACGTCTGAGTCGTCCGGGGGTCAATTTCAGCGAATTGTGTCTCGTTCTGAGCAATGTTGTTGATTATGGTCTGAGTGCTTGCCAAACAGAAATAGCTCACAGTGCGAACGGTAGGGGCAGGACCGACGGTGTTAGAAAAACGGTCCCGGCAAAAATAACTCGCTGCCCACGCACTCAGCCTCAAGATCAAGCTGACACGCTGAtcataataacaacaacacgcGTTTCTGTTATGTAAAACATGAGCACGCTACCGGGACTGACTTCTACTAAAGAGAGAGAGGGTGCCATGAACGGCTTGGCGCTGAAGTCGCAGCATTGGCACGACTGTTGTTGCGAGTCACGGCAGAGTCCGAAGTCATGCACCCTCCAGGTAGTTGCTGCGCTGGTCATAATATTTACCCTTATCTTCGCATTCGTCGCCATGTTTTTCATCATGCGAAACGAAATCGCTACCATTCGTCTGGAGCTCCATGAGCTGTCTACTGATTTTCTGGACTTGAGGGAGAGGTGCGACACAGCTGACCTGACAGAGAGGCCGCGGCCGTTCTCTGTTGACCGTGACACTGCATTTGAACAGGTAGGTTTACGCCGCTTCTATCCTGCTAGTCAGTTGCTAGTAGCGGTACATGCAAACTGCTCATTTagaaattttatgaaaacaaaagtttcGACAAGCTCGAGACAATATCCTTTGTTCACATGCAAACGCAGTCCGGACAACAGAAAGGGCTCACTGCATGGGCCCTATTCAAACCATTGTTTCCGTGAGTGTGTTGCCTTGGAAACCTACGTTTCTAGGAATCTAAGGTGGCTGACCGAAGTATCATTTTGCCCTTAGCACGCGGAAAGGGAGAAGAATTTGGACGACGAAGACCTttgggaggtcaaaggttacgacCAGCAATCGCTGAACAAAGTGGACGGCCGCCAGAAGCGGGACGATGACGCAGATGCCGTACAGAGCGATGCCGCACCCGATAACGGAAGATGTGAGTAGCGTACATGGATATGGTAGGGACCACAGATGCAAGGACTCTATGTCTAACTCGTTTTACAAAGTGACAGCGATGTGCCAGATATCGGAAGAAGAAAAACACTAAGCAAATCATGAAAACTGTTCGTCGTTCAAACTTTTTGAATTCCCCCACACCGACCTCTGATACTGAAATTTAAAGTGTGGCAATCGCAGTGTGAGCTATACCCATGAAAATATGCACAAATCGAGCTACTTGGTTATTAGTCGTATAATTTTATGTACAGGTATAAGATTCATCTACCGAGCGCTATAACTCTAGAAAATACTTTCATTTTACAGCGACCAGGAGAAAGAACAGAGAAGAGAGACGACGAAAAGATAAAAAAGGTTGGTATTTATCACAAGgcacaaaatgaaaattgcaacgtAAAGTGAAACTACTACGTTCCCTCTCAGAGTTTACCTTGACATGCAAGAAGCATCTTAGAACAATGAAgtcgaattttgaaaatatgtttaattCTAGGTTGTTCCGTTTCTCTTTCGTTTTGGTTTACGTGGGCTGCTTGTATCGTGCAACGAAATCAATAGATACTATAGCAACTTGCAAAATAGTTTCAGAGCGTTCTGTAACTCATCAACGCGAGTGTTTACATCTACAGATTAAGTCGGTTGACGTTCGCTTtttcttttcttgattttgcaCCCTAAAGGCAAAAAGTGCAAACAAGGTTGTACAGGTATGTAGGCAAAGTTACACGATCTCGTCACATTATTTACATCTAGTGTTTGAGTTGTAAATCGTTTGCACCACAATCGAACTATTCGCATGCCATTAATCACACTTTAGCTCAATCTTTTCCATGCCTGTTAAAAGCGTGCTAGAGCGCTCTCTGTGAACAGGCACGATCAAAATAGATCGTTCAAGGCACTATTGTTAGTGTTTGCGCTTTCAGAACAAAGGCCTCTGAAAGACCGCATCACACTAATGCACCACATTGTTCATACGCAAGATCAAATAGAAGTGTGTTATTGCGCATGGTCAGACACTTGTCGGCATTGTCGCATAATTTAGTCGCTTTTGCTGTCAATGATTTATAAGTTCATCGTAAAACCGACCTTAACAAGTCAGCTTAGCTTTGTTGTCATTTTCTTATTATGCTCGATCGCTTTGCACCTTTCATCAATAAAGGCAAAAACTGCAAGCTCTAAAGCATCAATATAATGTACACTGTCGCTTTATCAACATCACTTTCTTCAAATAATATCACTTTGTACAATGCACGTTTGATTTCTGATCAAAGGATCTTTATCAAGCACTGTCATAACGTGTGAAAATGATCGTTGTGGAAGCACAGAATACGGATAGTTTTGCCTGAAAGCCATCCTTAATGCACTTAAACACGTATTACGAACACACTAGTTGCGCTGAAATCGCGTTGCTTGTTCTTTTGCTAGATTCACAATCAAAAACGTGTCGCGTTCAAGTTTTTACTCAGATTTAAGTCACGgttcgcgcctcgaaactgaaagacttaaacttttgcgacttttaaccattccctttcggaatcaataataacattttgagtagcagtgtaacattttgttctagagaaaaaaaatacccaatatttacagacacttgaaattgaaaatggtcgCAATCCCAGtggtaactctatggagaaaaaaaaatttcgattttcccAAAAGTAAGCTTGAAAAACTTGAATTActcatgaacttcaaaatgagcccctacaacttgaaatacattgtaaacaatGAGAGTCGGAACCTCTGTTTCCGAGGCGTATTctagcttaaccctttcaccaccatggtttgacccaaatccattgttttctatggtaaagttggacctgtatacagggaactgggggtgaaagggttaactctTACTGCAATAGTCAGTAGACAACTATATCTTGGAGTACCTTCTTAGACTCGTCCTAGTTACTGTGAAGTGATTCAGCCGcaaaggtcaaaacagaacaaaaaccgATTTTGAAGTAGCCATGGCAACAATTAAAAAATGCAACACGATGGCGTTATCGGCGATTCTTATGTAATATCATCAATAATAAAAAACGGAAAACGAATATTAGGTTTCgttttatttgttgttcacTGCATCttatttcattaatttaatCTTGGATTTTATCGTATAGTCGAGTTCCGTGTATTGAAACCTTGTACGTCTTTCTCAGAAGTCCATAGGTTTTTTTTCTCGGTATTATCTGCGTCAGTGATACTATTGTGACACGGGatagaatattttcatgtttcgtCAGCTTCAGTGTTTATGATACTATCTGTGGTACGTGGTGATGTGCGTGTACAGCCATTCCATTCTGAATTTTGCAGTAACAAAGAAGCGGAAACGTCATCGAAAAGGCGGCTGCAGGAAAAAGTGCAAACGAGGTCGGTTCAAAGACAGGTTCTTTCTAAAGCATGCAGGCTAACACTTGATAAATAGGATACTATGTCTTGCGTATGATCAAAGTGAAAGTACAAACAGCCTCGCATGAAGCTTGACTTTCGTCTCGAGTGAGACTTACTAACCgatgaatgtgtgtgaatgtcACTCGAACAAATCGCTTCCTGTACGAAACGTTCCCGCCAAAAAGTGCCTGAAACTGACGAGACTCGAGAGGCCGCGCAGTTCTATAAAATAAAAGGTTGACACATGCGCAAAGTGGTTGGCTGGCCCAGGTCACATACTGTAGTGTAATTGTagtgaccacagtccctctattcaCGTCAGTAGTGACGTTTCTCATCGGAGATAACAAGTTCGCTTTATCAGCACGTCAACGATGTGGATATTTTTTTCTCCGTCGTACACATCCCCCTGTTCAGTCAAATGAAGAGAAAACAATATGGAAACACAATCACAAGGATGTAAACCATGTCTCACGGCGAATGATATCCAGGTACTACGTTTACTGTGTGTGATCAGGGTATACTTGTTACCGGAACGATTAACTACAAACTCTTCCTATCGCGTAGACAACCGCCGAATATGCGATTAGGTGGTAGTGCATGATAACTTAGGTTCAATTACTCAGACTGCGCAGTAGATGCCGCAATACAGTCTGGATAAGCGATACTGCATGCTATCCCCGTGACTACATATTCGACCTGTAACCTCATATGTTTTTCTATCTTCATTTTTGTCTGCCACATGTTCACGTAGCTTCTCTTAGCTGTGTAAATCGCAAACAACCATCGCTGCACAAACAACCTTAAACATAAATAGGCAGTACTGTCGCTTAACATCTACGTTAGCaaattcaaaattatgaaaattatgaaGACTTGTTCGTTTAAGGACACCTCATATTTATTGAGCTGCTATGTTTATGCTAAGGTTCTCCTGGTCCCGCCGGACCGCCCGGTCCAGTGGGACCTCCTGGTCCCATGGGGGAAATTGGGAAAGCGGGTCCATCTGGCCTACCGGGAAGAGACGGAATTCCAGGGCCAGCGGGTGCGCAAGGGGCACCGGGCCTGCCGGGGCCGAAGGGAGACAAAGGTGACGTGGGAGAAAAAGGCAAGCTCTGGTTTGCTTTACTCTACACACTCATAGTTCAAACTTTTCACCGCTTGAATTTTGGCGGGAAGTTTGGTCGGAACTTTTAAACCAGGCTCCCAAGAATTCGTATTTCATTGAATTTCACGAAAATTTCATAACATGAACATGGTCAGTTTGTATGCCATGTTTTTTTACAGAGCACGAATACACAACAAAATTGTGTTGTTATAGCCGATAATTTGCACATCGCGTCAGTGTTGATCGTACTCCTACAAGTTAATCGCATGCCCGTCCAAAAAGAAATATCGGATACATTTATAATTTCgctttattcattttttcagGGCCCCCTGGCGAACCCGCCCCAAAGGTAAGCACAATAAAGGTTCATAATTTCCCAATGGCTAGGTTTGCTGCCGAgtaaattcaaatcaaacacTTTTTGTCTATTcgaagaaatttgaaattttatttttccgtcATTTTAATTAAGCCTAATATATAAAAGCTCAATCAAGTACACATTTGTCTCAGCCTTTGTCTGTTGTCTATCtgtacttatgtatgtatgtatgtatgtatgtatgtatgtatgtatgtatgtaagtatgtatgtatgtatgtatgtatgtatgtatgtatgtatgtatgtatgtatgcgtgtatgtatgtatgtatgtatgtatgcgtgtatgtctgtatgtatgtatgtctgtatgtatatcatATAATGTTATGCATGTTTGGCTAAGTGTATAAAGTACGTAAGCTTACATTCGCATGTACTTCACTCCACCTCACCGTAAATCCCTCGCAGGAAGTCCTGTCAATTATGTGCCTCGAAGTTGAAAatcgtaaacttttgctcaaacatcccctgggaaactctaaaccattctctttcgaaatcaagaataaaattttggtcaccgtgcaaatttttgtagtATTGAAACGATTTAACAGTACCTTAAATTTACGGAgacttgaaattcaagatggcggccatttctcTGTAAACTCTTATGgagacaaataaaattttcaaatttcacaaagtaAGCTGGTAAAAACTTTAATTACTCCTTGAACATCAAATGACCCCCACAAAGAGTTGAACAAAAAGTATTGTACAAGTTTGAGGGTCTGTATAtgtgtctccgaggcgcattttaccaCAAGTTTGGTTGCACAGTCAGACTCACTAAATCGACAATGAGTGACCAATTCTGTGGAGTCAGAGTCCGTCCGTACAATGATGTTCAAACATGTGCCGAATAAAGATGTCAGGTCAGTCACTGGCTGAAAAGGGGAATGGAAAAATAAGACCACAAGTAAGCCCATGTGTTCTGTCATTTGTTGGCGTTTCTTTTTGTGATGGAGTAAGCTGCAAAACATATTTGCCCTACATGTTTTTTGCATCGATTTTTGCTGGCTGTTTGTTGTTGTTCCATAATTCCCATACCGCTGCATTTCTTTCCATTCCCCATTATTAGTTTCTCGCCGCACACTTCCAAGGAGACAGCGAAGCAGCTGTCCATACTGGTCCAAGTAAGTTTCGAATCTTTTCTCCAGTTTTACTGATCATTTCATTCCTATGTGTCCGCCATTTTAGTTTGACGTCGCCGCGGCGCACTTCATCGGAGATTTCGATAAAGCCGTCCGGATGGGGAAAGGTACGTGTTTTTGAACTGTCACGAATGAACACATGCACATATATTTATTCCTTTGAAATGTCAGCTCCggtttgaaaaacaaacaaacaaacaaaacgtaTCTGATCTGTAACAAGATGGCGGTTTTGATCACGTGGCGACCAATGAGCTTCAGACTCTGGGGCACTCTACGTTCGATCCTCGGTACGCATGTAGAAACAGCTGCCAGCAATGTTTACCTTCAAATATCTCTTATTTGGCTTTACATTTCAGCCAGTATACCAAATAAAAGTTCTTAATGAGAGCTGATCAGGTCTTCAGGTCTTTGCCACTGCATGTGGTCGAGGGATAAAGGTCACTCATAAAGCggaacaaaattgaaattcgtGGTACAGGGAAATGAATTAATCACTTCCTCGAAAA
Above is a window of Ptychodera flava strain L36383 chromosome 19, AS_Pfla_20210202, whole genome shotgun sequence DNA encoding:
- the LOC139118874 gene encoding ectodysplasin-A-like isoform X24, whose amino-acid sequence is MSTLPGLTSTKEREGAMNGLALKSQHWHDCCCESRQSPKSCTLQVVAALVIIFTLIFAFVAMFFIMRNEIATIRLELHELSTDFLDLRERCDTADLTERPRPFSVDRDTAFEQHAEREKNLDDEDLWEVKGYDQQSLNKVDGRQKRDDDADAVQSDAAPDNGRSTRRKNREERRRKDKKGKKCKQGCTGSPGPAGPPGPVGPPGPMGEIGKAGPSGLPGRDGIPGPAGAQGAPGLPGPKGDKGDVGEKGPPGEPAPKFLAAHFQGDSEAAVHTGPSGEIHYWDYADWMKKPSYSWLQNKFVLDHQGNITIQDSGLYYIYSQVQYYDSFPFMGHTVLINDKVFLRCTESTVSDQRRFNSGYIAGVAYLEEDTKVSVRVSYDQRLIQLGPETTYVGLIKVA
- the LOC139118874 gene encoding protein eiger-like isoform X33; this translates as MSTLPGLTSTKEREGAMNGLALKSQHWHDCCCESRQSPKSCTLQVVAALVIIFTLIFAFVAMFFIMRNEIATIRLELHELSTDFLDLRERCDTADLTERPRPFSVDRDTAFEQHAEREKNLDDEDLWEVKGYDQQSLNKVDGRQKRDDDADAVQSDAAPDNGRSTRRKNREERRRKDKKGPPGEPAPKFLAAHFQGDSEAAVHTGPRNPRQYGEVTVGRGGEIHYWDYADWMKKPSYSWLQNKFVLDHQGNITIQDSGLYYIYSQITFLDANAFVGHSVHIGDYRFLRCKLFRDFKVPLIIQQYHTCHVSGIAQVESGQKVYVRLSHSELKVDIQSDSSYIGLYRLR
- the LOC139118874 gene encoding ectodysplasin-A-like isoform X9 translates to MSTLPGLTSTKEREGAMNGLALKSQHWHDCCCESRQSPKSCTLQVVAALVIIFTLIFAFVAMFFIMRNEIATIRLELHELSTDFLDLRERCDTADLTERPRPFSVDRDTAFEQHAEREKNLDDEDLWEVKGYDQQSLNKVDGRQKRDDDADAVQSDAAPDNGRSTRRKNREERRRKDKKGKKCKQGCTVTKKRKRHRKGGCRKKCKRGSPGPAGPPGPVGPPGPMGEIGKAGPSGLPGRDGIPGPAGAQGAPGLPGPKGDKGDVGEKGPPGEPAPKFDVAAAHFIGDFDKAVRMGKGGEIHYWDYADWMKKPSYSWLQNKFVLDHQGNITIQDSGLYYIYSQVLYYDPSTFMGHAIYVNADKFVSCTKTTPRPDAKYNTCHTGAVTQLDGGSRVSVRIIYANRVINMHADSSYVGLVKLA
- the LOC139118874 gene encoding protein eiger-like isoform X30; the encoded protein is MSTLPGLTSTKEREGAMNGLALKSQHWHDCCCESRQSPKSCTLQVVAALVIIFTLIFAFVAMFFIMRNEIATIRLELHELSTDFLDLRERCDTADLTERPRPFSVDRDTAFEQHAEREKNLDDEDLWEVKGYDQQSLNKVDGRQKRDDDADAVQSDAAPDNGRSTRRKNREERRRKDKKGKKCKQGCTGPPGEPAPKFLAAHFQGDSEAAVHTGPRNPRQYGEVTVGRGGEIHYWDYADWMKKPSYSWLQNKFVLDHQGNITIQDSGLYYIYSQVQYYDSFPFMGHTVLINDKVFLRCTESTVSDQRRFNSGYIAGVAYLEEDTKVSVRVSYDQRLIQLGPETTYVGLIKVA
- the LOC139118874 gene encoding ectodysplasin-A-like isoform X15, whose product is MSTLPGLTSTKEREGAMNGLALKSQHWHDCCCESRQSPKSCTLQVVAALVIIFTLIFAFVAMFFIMRNEIATIRLELHELSTDFLDLRERCDTADLTERPRPFSVDRDTAFEQHAEREKNLDDEDLWEVKGYDQQSLNKVDGRQKRDDDADAVQSDAAPDNGRSTRRKNREERRRKDKKGKKCKQGCTGSPGPAGPPGPVGPPGPMGEIGKAGPSGLPGRDGIPGPAGAQGAPGLPGPKGDKGDVGEKGPPGEPAPKFDVAAAHFIGDFDKAVRMGKGNPRQYGEVTVGRGGEIHYWDYADWMKKPSYSWLQNKFVLDHQGNITIQDSGLYYIYSQVLYYDPSTFMGHAIYVNADKFVSCTKTTPRPDAKYNTCHTGAVTQLDGGSRVSVRIIYANRVINMHADSSYVGLVKLA
- the LOC139118874 gene encoding protein eiger-like isoform X28 translates to MSTLPGLTSTKEREGAMNGLALKSQHWHDCCCESRQSPKSCTLQVVAALVIIFTLIFAFVAMFFIMRNEIATIRLELHELSTDFLDLRERCDTADLTERPRPFSVDRDTAFEQHAEREKNLDDEDLWEVKGYDQQSLNKVDGRQKRDDDADAVQSDAAPDNGRSTRRKNREERRRKDKKGKKCKQGCTGPPGEPAPKFDVAAAHFIGDFDKAVRMGKGNPRQYGEVTVGRGGEIHYWDYADWMKKPSYSWLQNKFVLDHQGNITIQDSGLYYIYSQVQYYDSFPFMGHTVLINDKVFLRCTESTVSDQRRFNSGYIAGVAYLEEDTKVSVRVSYDQRLIQLGPETTYVGLIKVA
- the LOC139118874 gene encoding ectodysplasin-A-like isoform X13 — translated: MSTLPGLTSTKEREGAMNGLALKSQHWHDCCCESRQSPKSCTLQVVAALVIIFTLIFAFVAMFFIMRNEIATIRLELHELSTDFLDLRERCDTADLTERPRPFSVDRDTAFEQHAEREKNLDDEDLWEVKGYDQQSLNKVDGRQKRDDDADAVQSDAAPDNGRSTRRKNREERRRKDKKGKKCKQGCTGSPGPAGPPGPVGPPGPMGEIGKAGPSGLPGRDGIPGPAGAQGAPGLPGPKGDKGDVGEKGPPGEPAPKFLAAHFQGDSEAAVHTGPRNPRQYGEVTVGRGGEIHYWDYADWMKKPSYSWLQNKFVLDHQGNITIQDSGLYYIYSQITFLDANAFVGHSVHIGDYRFLRCKLFRDFKVPLIIQQYHTCHVSGIAQVESGQKVYVRLSHSELKVDIQSDSSYIGLYRLR